Proteins from a genomic interval of Bacteroidales bacterium:
- the lpdA gene encoding dihydrolipoyl dehydrogenase has translation MNYDLIIIGSGPGGYVAAIRASQLGMKVGVVEKAELGGICLNWGCIPTKSLMKSAQVYEYMKHSEDYGITINGEVKADFSKMVERSRTVASSMSKGIQYLFKKNKIEHINGFGKLIDNKIVEVTDDNGNKSNINAEHIIIATGARSKELPGIKKDGEKIIGYREALTLQKKPESMIIVGSGAIGSEFAYFYNAIGTKVTLVEFLPNIVPVEDEEVSKQLARSFKKNKINIMLDSAVESVEITGDKCKAIIKTKKGEVIQEADIVLSAVGVTPNLEGIGIEELGIELEKGKIKVDDYYRTNIKSVYAIGDIVHGPALAHVASAEGIICVEKIAGHNTQALKYNNIPGCTYTSPEVASVGMTEKAAIEKGYELKIGKFPFTASGKASAAGTREGFIKLIFEAKSGEILGAHMIGANVTEMIAEIVVARNNKITGIDIIKSVHPHPTMSEAIMEAAADAYGEAIHI, from the coding sequence ATGAATTACGATTTAATTATAATAGGAAGTGGTCCTGGCGGATATGTTGCGGCAATCAGGGCTTCACAACTTGGTATGAAAGTTGGCGTTGTAGAAAAAGCTGAATTAGGAGGAATTTGTTTAAACTGGGGTTGTATTCCAACTAAATCATTAATGAAAAGTGCTCAGGTATATGAATATATGAAACATTCTGAGGATTATGGAATTACTATAAACGGCGAGGTTAAAGCCGATTTTTCTAAAATGGTAGAAAGAAGTCGTACAGTTGCGAGTAGTATGAGTAAAGGTATTCAGTATTTGTTTAAAAAAAACAAGATTGAACACATTAATGGTTTTGGTAAATTAATTGATAATAAAATCGTTGAAGTTACTGATGATAATGGTAATAAATCAAATATAAATGCTGAACATATTATTATTGCTACAGGTGCACGTTCAAAAGAATTACCCGGGATTAAGAAAGATGGAGAAAAAATTATTGGCTACAGAGAAGCATTAACATTACAAAAAAAACCAGAGTCGATGATTATTGTTGGTTCAGGTGCAATTGGCAGTGAATTTGCTTATTTCTATAATGCAATTGGGACTAAAGTTACATTAGTTGAATTTCTGCCGAATATTGTTCCTGTTGAAGACGAAGAAGTTTCAAAACAACTTGCGAGGTCGTTTAAAAAAAATAAGATAAATATTATGCTTGATTCTGCTGTCGAATCAGTTGAAATTACAGGAGATAAATGTAAAGCAATTATTAAGACCAAAAAAGGAGAAGTAATTCAGGAAGCTGATATTGTACTTTCGGCTGTTGGTGTAACTCCAAATCTTGAAGGAATTGGAATTGAAGAACTTGGTATAGAACTTGAAAAGGGCAAAATAAAAGTTGATGATTATTACAGGACTAATATTAAGAGTGTTTATGCAATTGGTGATATTGTTCATGGACCAGCCTTAGCTCATGTTGCGTCAGCCGAAGGAATAATTTGTGTTGAAAAAATAGCAGGACACAATACTCAAGCTTTAAAATATAATAATATTCCCGGTTGTACATATACTTCACCTGAGGTTGCATCGGTTGGTATGACAGAGAAAGCAGCTATTGAAAAAGGATACGAACTTAAAATTGGAAAGTTTCCATTCACTGCTTCAGGAAAAGCCAGTGCAGCAGGAACAAGAGAAGGATTTATTAAGTTGATTTTTGAAGCAAAATCAGGAGAAATTCTTGGAGCACACATGATAGGAGCAAATGTAACAGAAATGATAGCAGAAATTGTTGTAGCAAGAAATAATAAAATTACCGGTATTGATATTATAAAATCAGTACATCCGCATCCAACAATGTCTGAAGCTATTATGGAAGCTGCTGCTGATGCTTATGGTGAGGCGATACATATTTAA